CGGGAGTTGTTAGAAAAGGAACTTGGTAAAACTGGTTTTGATAGTCTGCTGAAGTCGGATGCGATGCAGATTGTTGCTGAAAAGTGTAACTACCATAGCGTGGAAGATTTACTCGCTGGTTTGGGTTATGGAGAAATTACGTTGAACCTAGTGCTAAATCGCTGGCGAGAAGTAGCGAAGGGACAACAACCAGTTTCCACTGTGTCGCCATTTATCCCTAAAGAAGCAAGTACATCAAAAGCTTTGCGAGATGCACCTGCAACTACCTCACGTTCCACGGATTCGCCAATTTTTGGGGTGGAAGGTTTGGTATATTATTTAGCTGGGTGTTGTACCCCGATTCCTGGCGAACCAATTATTGGTGTGGTGACGCGAGGTAGGGGGATTTCAATTCATCGCCAAGGCTGCCATAATCTGGAGACTGTGGAGTATGAACGCTTAGTACCAGTTAGGTGGAACCCAGCCGCCGAAAGTAGTGGTCGTCCGCATACGTACCCAGTAGATGTTCAAATTGAAGCCCTTGACCGTGTAGGGGTGCTAAAGGATATTTTGTCACGGTTAAGCGACCAAGGGATCAACGTCCGTCATGCCCAGGTAAAAACCTCTACTGGCCAACCTGCATTGATCGACTTAGGAATAGATATACGCGATCGCTCTCAACTAGAGCAAGTGTTCGTCCAAATTAAGAAAATGAGCGACATTTTGAATATCCGCCGCGTTGGTCAAATCGACGAGTAGGTGTCTCAATTACTAGGGTGCGTTAACGCAGTGTAACGCACCAATTTAGGAATCGAACCGCAGAGGCGCATCATTACTATTGATGCAATAGGTACACAGAAATTGATTGCCACGGGTCATTGAATACAGTTTTTGCTTCTTCAAAGCTAATTCCATGCTTCTTGAGGTTTTCTTTAGCTTTACCTTGGAAATATTATGGTCTGGCGGTGTTTGGTGGTTGTTTGTGAAAATTTTAGGTTTTGGATGCCTAAATTTGAGATTCCCCTGTCTCCAATAAGCATTTATAGCATTAACAATTTGATAGTAACAAAACAGCAATAAATAATATTATTTCTGTTGATAAGAACTAATATATAAACGCATTAGGTCTGTAAAGGAGGTCTTGCTAACTCACACAAGGCTTTTAGCTAAAACTGGTGTTAATTTAGCTGACTTGGTGTTTTTATACAATATTTCCACATCAGAAGTACCTGTGAGGATACTATCAATCCTCTACAGACCTATCCGAAAATACAGAGTAGAAAATTTCCTTCAGAAAAAACCAGGGACACGCAATTTGANATTCGTTTTTCTGCTCCTTTCTCCAGTGGAGTTAAAGCCACTGTTTACCATCACTTAGTTTCAAAAGGAGAATATCTTGGATGGCTCGAAATAAAAAGAAATCGGCCGGGTTTAAGTATGAGCATCCACTTGTCTCTAGATGCCCTATTTGTTGTATTATCCCGCCCCACATGCTGGAAAATGTCGTGGTGAATGGCAATCCTCAGCAGCGGAGTTGGGCTTTTCATACATTAAATGTTTCGGCACAGCTTCGCGGACGCAGAGATGTCATAGGTAGTGTTTCCTTTGCACCTTCACCGGGTGAAAAGCGGCGCACCATCTACGATGCCAAATATGGACAGCAACTACCTGGCACATTGGTGCGTGGTGAAGGAGATCCACCAAGCAGTGATGTAGCAGTGAATGAAGCCTACGATGCTGCTGGTGCTACTTATGACTTATTTCATGAAATATTCGATCGCAATTCTATTGATGACAAAGGACTACGTTTAGACTCCACCGTGCATTATGGCCTTAAATACGACAACGCCTTTTGGAACGGCGACCAAATGGTTTATGGTGATGGCGACGGAGAAATGTTTCAACGCTTCACAAAGTCAATTGATGTGATTGGGCATGAGCTAGCTCACGGGATAACTCAGTATGAAGCGGGTTTACAGTATTATGGCGAACCAGGGGCACTAAATGAATCCTTTTCTGATGTATTTGGTTCTTTGGTGAAACAAAAGTCCAAAAATCAGACTGCACAAGAGGCAGACTGGCTGATTGGTGAAGGTCTTTTAGTACCGACTGTCAAAGGTGTTGCCCTCCGGTCAATGAAATTACCGGGAACAGCTTATGATGATTCGGTATTGGGTAAAGATCCCCAACCAGCCCACATGAAAGATAAATATACTGGTGTTGAAGATAACGCTGGAGTGCATATAAACTCAGGAATCCCTAACCATGCTTTTTATCTAGCGGCTGTTGAGATTGGTGGATATGCTTGGGAAAAAGCTGGCAAAATATGGTATATAGCTTTACGCGATCGCTTGCGTGCCAAAGCAGATTTTAAAAAGGCTGCCAACGTCACCATTCAAGTTGCTGGCGAACTCTACGGTAATGATAGTAATGAGCAAAAAGCTGTGCAGAATGCTTGGCAAAAGGTAGGAGTTATCTAGAAGTGAGGAGTGATGAGTGAGGAGTTAGGAGTTAGGAATAAATGTTCAACACCTTCCACTGCCTCATTCAGTACTCAGGACTGATTAATCTGTTGTTTGTTGTTGTTAAGGTGGGAGATGATAGTTATCATCTCCCAGTATTTGCATTTATCTCAACCAAATAACACAACAGAGAGCAAAAAAAAATGCGAGTATCATTTGAACGCACAGGTGGCTTTGCTGGAATTAGCAAGAGGACAACCGTTGATACAGATAGTCTTCCGCCACATGAAGCAGCCACACTTCCTCGACTGGTGGAAGTTGCTGATTTATTTAGGCTACCGGAACTAATTACTTCGCCAAATCCCCAGAGCGATCGCTTTCAATATAAATTAACAGTAGAAGATAACGGCAAGCACCATACTGTGACCGTCAGTGAGTCAGCATTGCCAGGAACCTTAAGACCACTGATTGAATGGCTACAGACATTAGCACAGAAAAAGTAAAAATAATTACTTAAGTAGGTCGGTGTGAATATTTATTATTGGGATGAGGCAGGAGGCAGGAGGGAAGAGAGTTTAAGTCTATTTAATTTTTCTTAACATAGTTTGGTTTTTCCACATCGTTCTACTTATAAGTCTCTATTTCAATGGAATTAATTTGATTTTTGAGTGTGTAAGTAAATGGCAAAATTCCCCGGTNNNAATGTTGGAAAAGAGCGAGCTAGAGAATTTTTCGAGTACGTTTCTGAATCCTTTAGTCCTGGGTTGAAGCTGACTGGTCTAGACCGTGTTACCAGTAATGAAACGACTGCTGTCTTGGAGTTTCGGGACAAGGGACTTTTATTATTCGGACAGCCTTACAGAAATCGGGTAGCGGTTTCTTTTGATGTGCGTGAAGACAAAATTTGTGGCTATAGGGAATACTTTGGCAGCGATGGTAAATCGTATTAAATAAGTCGTAATTATGAATTATTTAATTGATTTTTATTAGTTACTCTCAGGGTTGAGTTCGTTGATTTCTCTGCACTTAACCTCTGCGGCTTGATATGCTGCCAGATAGTCTTGACCACCCAACATTACATCACCGTAATATTCATAAGGTGGTTCGCCATAAATTGGCAATGGATCATCTTCTGGATAATCTTCTTTTGATTCTTCAATAATAGCTTTCAGTTTTTTAACAGTCAGACTATGTGCTGCAAAATACCAGATTTCTTGGGGATTTTTGTTTAGGTGAGGTAATGTGGGATCGATAATGCGAACATCAGAGGCGTCATCTAGCTCAATCCAACTGTGTTCAATCGGTCTATATGGCTTCCCAGCAAAAGCTAAAAATCCCTGAATATACTTTGCTCCCTCAGTAGATAATGCTGCTTTATAAGCATTATCAAACGGAGTGCTAGCTCTGCTGTTTATCTGTTCAGCAATTTTGATTGACAGCGTTTCATCCAATAGTTTGTTCATCAATAGCAAGGATTAAAGCAGCCATGAAAACATATTACCACTGCGACTTAGGAATGAGAATTAAATAACATCGACTTTTGTAGGTTGGGTTGAGGCACGAAACCCAACGCCCCAGAGATGTTGGGTTTCGCAGACTCAACCCAACCTACACAGGTTATTAAATCCACGATCCTTACCATTTTACTTATGCATTGGGCATTGGTTATTCACTAATGACAAATGACAAACTCTACTTTGTGCTAATCACCATCTGTAAATTTCTTAACAAGTCGCTTGAGGTGTAGGGCTGGGGCGCACAGCTAGCTGCACGCCCTTACTACGTTTAATCTATAAAATTACGGGGTTGTGGAGGGATCGAGTTTTATCCGAGCCGTTTTGGGGCGACAAGGGCTTCCCCAACAAACCTGTCCAGAAGGCATATTAGTAAAAACACTACTACGAGCGCCAATCACAGCATTAGCCCCGATTTGCACTCCTGAGCCAACAAAACAATCTGCCGCTACCCATGCACCATTTTCAATGGTGATACTTGCTGTTTTCAACCCAAAGGCAGGATCTTGGAGATCGTGAGTACCAGTACACAGATAACTTTTTTGGGAAATTACGCAATGTTCGCCGATATGGATCTGATCCAGGCTATATAAAACTACGTTATCTCCAATCCAACTGTAGTTACCAATCGTGACTTTCCAGGGGTACGTAAATCGGGCTGTGGGTCGAATTAATACACCTTTGCCGATACGAGCGCCAAATAATCGTAGCAAAGCACAACGCAGAATATTTAACGGTTGAGGAGTGAGGGGAAAGGCGATCGCTTGTACAAACCACCATAATAAAACATACCAACTTGGACGCCCTCGGTCAAACCAAGATTGGTCATATTTGCGTAAATCTACAAAAGGTTGGTCATTTGTCATTTGTCATTGGTCATTGGTCATTAGTCATTGTTAGGAATCAATGGTCAATAGCTTTGCTTCTGCTTCTCTGCTCCCCTGTTCCTCTGCTCCCTCTTTTGGGATAGTTGCAGTATTTAAGTGACCACCACAGTTGCGTAATTCGTAAAGCTTAACGCCAATTTGATATTCATATTGACTCAGTAAACGAGCATAGATATATCCCGCTTTGCCATCTAAAAAACCGCGTTGAATTATATAGAACAAAACAAATCGCAAAATGGGTTTAAATGGCAGGCGTACCCAAACTTTTTTCAAAAATCGTTTGCGTTGTACGGCATCGCCAAATAGATTAGCGCCGATAGTACCGCTATCATCTTTACCTGTAAGAGTATTAAAATAAACCCTAGCTTCCCAGTTTGAATATCGGTTGTGGCGTTCTAACCAGTGGTAAAGGTCGCGGAAGTCTTCGTGGAGCATATCATTTTTGAGATACCCAACTTTACCCTGCAAAACCACGTGTTCGTGAACTTCGTTATCACCAGTATTAGGAATATCTTCTGTATTTAGATTTTCGTAGCGACCTTTTTTATGTTGAAATAAACGTAGATTCCAATCAGGATATTTACCGCCATAACGGATCCATTTTCCTAAGAAAAATACGCGACGGTTGAGATAATAACCTGTATATTCATCATTTTGAATTGCTTGTTCAATTTCTGACCAAAGTTCAGGGGTGATGCGCTCATCACAATCTACAATTAGCACCCATTCATTACGAAAAGGCAAATTATCTAAAGACCAATTTTTCTTTTTAGGCCAGCGTCCATTGAAGTTGAATTGTACGACATTTACACCGTAACTTTTAGCAATTTCAATGCTGTTGTCGGTACTTTGAGAATCTACTACAAATATTTCATCTGCTCTGCTGAGGCTAGTAAGGCAAGCAGGCAAGTTAGCTTGTTCGTTTTTTGCCGGAATTAGGACTGAAACTGGTATTTTAGATGACATATTGAGTAGAAATTATGTTACTAGTTATTTCTTATTGGATGTAGATAAAAGACCCTGAATAGCAGCATTTAAGTAACCAATCTGACCGTAAGCATACACCAGTTTGTCAAACCGTTCTGCTGGATCGGAGAAATACTGTAAAGCCTTATACAAGCCTCGCACAAATCTTTCGCTACCTCGCTGTAATTGAGCGATCCCAGCTTTACCAGCGAGTTGTTCTCGATAGCATTCGCTGATACCCTGCCACCAGCCCCGGTTTAAAAACCAGGAGCGTTGGAGGCGCTCTGGAGCTACATTGTGAGCGACGAGTGCTTCGGGAAGATAAGCGACTTGCCAACCACGCTCTAGGGCGAATTCGGTCATTTGCAGTTCTTCGTTAGATAATAAATTTTTACCCACTCGACCGAGATGAGGATCGAAACCGCCAATTTCTTCTAGGAAACTGCGGCGGATGGAGTAATTCAAGCCTCTGGGTGTTAAGCCAGGTTGCTCAATGTAGATGTTACTGTCACCTAAGTCGTATGCACCCAGATTTGCAGCTAGCCCTGGAGATAGCCATCGTGGTTGTTGAATTCCTGGAGGCCACAGGAGAGTGACTTTGCCACCTGCGATCGCTAGCTTAGAATTATTGTAATAGGCAGAATATAAAACTTGTAGCCAGCCCTTACTGGCAACGGCATCGTCATCTAGATAAGCAAGAATATCACCACTGGCTACCTTTGCACCCGTGTTGCGGGCGACAGATAAACCAATGGTGGGTTCAAAAACATACTTCAG
This portion of the Nostoc sp. GT001 genome encodes:
- a CDS encoding M4 family metallopeptidase, which encodes MARNKKKSAGFKYEHPLVSRCPICCIIPPHMLENVVVNGNPQQRSWAFHTLNVSAQLRGRRDVIGSVSFAPSPGEKRRTIYDAKYGQQLPGTLVRGEGDPPSSDVAVNEAYDAAGATYDLFHEIFDRNSIDDKGLRLDSTVHYGLKYDNAFWNGDQMVYGDGDGEMFQRFTKSIDVIGHELAHGITQYEAGLQYYGEPGALNESFSDVFGSLVKQKSKNQTAQEADWLIGEGLLVPTVKGVALRSMKLPGTAYDDSVLGKDPQPAHMKDKYTGVEDNAGVHINSGIPNHAFYLAAVEIGGYAWEKAGKIWYIALRDRLRAKADFKKAANVTIQVAGELYGNDSNEQKAVQNAWQKVGVI
- a CDS encoding glycosyltransferase family 2 protein; this translates as MSSKIPVSVLIPAKNEQANLPACLTSLSRADEIFVVDSQSTDNSIEIAKSYGVNVVQFNFNGRWPKKKNWSLDNLPFRNEWVLIVDCDERITPELWSEIEQAIQNDEYTGYYLNRRVFFLGKWIRYGGKYPDWNLRLFQHKKGRYENLNTEDIPNTGDNEVHEHVVLQGKVGYLKNDMLHEDFRDLYHWLERHNRYSNWEARVYFNTLTGKDDSGTIGANLFGDAVQRKRFLKKVWVRLPFKPILRFVLFYIIQRGFLDGKAGYIYARLLSQYEYQIGVKLYELRNCGGHLNTATIPKEGAEEQGSREAEAKLLTIDS
- the hpsU gene encoding hormogonium polysaccharide biosynthesis acetyltransferase HpsU, whose product is MTNDQPFVDLRKYDQSWFDRGRPSWYVLLWWFVQAIAFPLTPQPLNILRCALLRLFGARIGKGVLIRPTARFTYPWKVTIGNYSWIGDNVVLYSLDQIHIGEHCVISQKSYLCTGTHDLQDPAFGLKTASITIENGAWVAADCFVGSGVQIGANAVIGARSSVFTNMPSGQVCWGSPCRPKTARIKLDPSTTP
- a CDS encoding protealysin inhibitor emfourin — encoded protein: MRVSFERTGGFAGISKRTTVDTDSLPPHEAATLPRLVEVADLFRLPELITSPNPQSDRFQYKLTVEDNGKHHTVTVSESALPGTLRPLIEWLQTLAQKK
- a CDS encoding glycosyltransferase family 2 protein translates to MPDTQISAIICTHNRDTYLGAAIDSLLEQDFAADFEIVVVDNGSSDRTREVVEERAHNPRLKYVFEPTIGLSVARNTGAKVASGDILAYLDDDAVASKGWLQVLYSAYYNNSKLAIAGGKVTLLWPPGIQQPRWLSPGLAANLGAYDLGDSNIYIEQPGLTPRGLNYSIRRSFLEEIGGFDPHLGRVGKNLLSNEELQMTEFALERGWQVAYLPEALVAHNVAPERLQRSWFLNRGWWQGISECYREQLAGKAGIAQLQRGSERFVRGLYKALQYFSDPAERFDKLVYAYGQIGYLNAAIQGLLSTSNKK